The following proteins come from a genomic window of Yinghuangia sp. ASG 101:
- a CDS encoding DUF932 domain-containing protein has translation MSKETLEWLNANVLVGFTDKRGDAWHYRAGLQGTEPNHYAGPIPVEDVKRRLFGWKAVPTPIYVPGTTAGTFDEVPGRRAILRSDTGHVMGIFTDAYEPHAYEVWLLDTIGRLLDADLSIGSAGLLRGGAVAWVSVEVPETITTPEGVAFRPHLFGATSFDGSLATTFKRAVTNIVCDNTMAAGLAEHGQQIKIKHSRHSQLRLDEARDALNIVYEIADDFTAEVKRLCEATVTNREWAAFLDAHVELPDQPGRARTIAERKRDTLTRLWTHDIRVAPWKGTAYGVLQAVNTYTHHEQTVRGAQRAERNMLRAVTGGVDDLDHDTLTTLARVRGEVTLAA, from the coding sequence GTGTCCAAAGAAACCCTGGAGTGGCTGAACGCGAACGTCCTGGTCGGTTTCACCGACAAGCGCGGCGACGCGTGGCACTACCGCGCCGGCCTGCAAGGCACCGAGCCCAACCACTACGCGGGCCCGATCCCGGTCGAGGACGTCAAGCGGCGCCTGTTCGGCTGGAAGGCCGTCCCCACCCCGATCTACGTCCCCGGCACGACCGCGGGCACCTTCGACGAGGTCCCCGGGCGGCGGGCCATCCTGCGCAGCGACACCGGCCACGTCATGGGCATCTTCACCGACGCCTACGAACCCCACGCCTACGAGGTGTGGCTGCTCGACACCATCGGCCGGCTCCTCGACGCCGACCTGTCCATCGGATCGGCCGGCCTCCTGCGCGGCGGCGCCGTGGCGTGGGTGTCCGTCGAGGTCCCGGAGACGATCACCACGCCGGAGGGCGTGGCGTTCCGGCCCCACCTGTTCGGCGCCACCTCGTTCGACGGATCCTTGGCCACGACGTTCAAGCGCGCGGTGACCAACATCGTCTGCGACAACACCATGGCGGCCGGCCTCGCCGAGCACGGGCAGCAGATCAAGATCAAGCACTCCCGGCACTCGCAACTGCGCCTGGACGAAGCCCGCGACGCGCTGAACATCGTCTACGAGATCGCCGACGACTTCACCGCCGAGGTCAAGCGCCTGTGCGAGGCCACGGTGACCAACCGGGAATGGGCGGCGTTCCTCGACGCACACGTCGAACTGCCCGACCAGCCCGGCCGCGCCCGCACCATCGCCGAACGCAAACGCGACACCCTCACCCGGCTGTGGACCCACGACATCCGCGTCGCCCCATGGAAGGGCACGGCGTACGGGGTGCTCCAGGCCGTCAACACCTACACGCACCACGAGCAGACCGTCCGCGGCGCGCAGCGCGCCGAGCGGAACATGCTCCGCGCCGTCACCGGCGGAGTCGACGACCTCGACCACGACACCCTCACCACCCTCGCCCGGGTGCGCGGGGAGGTCACGCTGGCCGCGTAG
- a CDS encoding C40 family peptidase: MIARIIAAVFSTFLVLLLLAFAAAAALFNALGKAVNPAGAAAVAASAQATADIPADYLTLYQQAAATCPGLPWTVLAAIGKIETDHGRSDLPGVKSGANGSGAMGPMQFIADTWDSYNPPGTAGAAGSAPSPYNPADAIPAAARKLCAEGARDGKDIPRALFSYNHATWYVNQVLTQADQYTAPPTVDAAPAPTDAATQAIAFARAQLGVPYVWGGDGPSEGGYDCSGLTKAAYASAGITLPRVAQDQYYATTRLPSSADILPGDLVFFGTPTNVHHVGIAIGNGQMIEAPRPGVPIRVGPILYPGNDFLGATRPF, translated from the coding sequence ATGATCGCTCGCATCATCGCCGCCGTCTTCTCGACGTTCCTCGTCCTACTGCTCCTCGCCTTCGCCGCCGCGGCAGCACTGTTCAACGCCCTCGGAAAGGCCGTGAACCCCGCAGGCGCCGCCGCGGTCGCCGCCAGCGCGCAAGCCACCGCGGACATCCCCGCCGACTACCTGACTCTCTATCAGCAAGCCGCCGCGACCTGCCCCGGACTCCCGTGGACCGTGCTCGCCGCTATCGGCAAGATCGAGACCGATCACGGACGGTCGGACCTGCCCGGCGTAAAATCCGGCGCCAACGGCAGCGGCGCCATGGGACCGATGCAGTTCATCGCCGACACCTGGGACTCCTACAACCCACCCGGGACCGCCGGCGCGGCAGGCAGCGCCCCGTCACCGTACAACCCGGCAGACGCCATCCCCGCCGCCGCCCGCAAACTCTGCGCCGAAGGAGCACGCGACGGCAAAGACATCCCCCGCGCGCTCTTCAGCTACAACCACGCCACCTGGTACGTGAACCAAGTCCTCACCCAGGCCGACCAGTACACCGCGCCACCGACCGTCGACGCCGCACCGGCGCCGACCGACGCCGCAACCCAGGCAATCGCCTTCGCCCGCGCGCAACTCGGCGTGCCCTACGTCTGGGGCGGCGACGGCCCCAGCGAAGGCGGATACGACTGCTCCGGACTCACCAAAGCCGCCTACGCCTCCGCCGGCATCACACTGCCCCGCGTCGCCCAAGACCAGTACTACGCCACCACCCGCCTCCCGAGCAGCGCGGACATCCTGCCCGGCGACCTGGTGTTCTTCGGCACGCCCACCAACGTGCACCACGTCGGCATCGCCATCGGCAACGGACAAATGATCGAAGCCCCACGGCCCGGTGTTCCCATACGCGTGGGCCCGATTCTGTACCCCGGAAATGACTTCCTGGGTGCGACAAGACCCTTCTGA
- a CDS encoding replication-relaxation family protein — translation MISKNAPQNALRGPIAARPTTPAATGADHLAYLARRLTPRDRWLTRMLNEHRVFTTRQITELAWNTPRVANMRLLDLYRWRILDRFQPRRSKGTTQMHYVLDVAGATVLAYEDDLDPKRVAFNRNNTVGVAHSLRLAHTLGVNGFFTPMVQRSRQPDSTARLTAWWSETRCAEHFGDTVRPDAYGRWREHGTEIEWFLEHDTGSERPAQRLGTKLLGYARLAISTGITTPVLIWTPTITREATVRRALAEVVPHLADPALVPIATASIEQAVMDDATDPSRAAWLPLARRSLGRRPLADLPEAWPHLPVPHTTPPEKTDTQGKSRPDASTARVAPPDPVPPPPAQFGAPK, via the coding sequence GTGATCTCCAAGAACGCGCCCCAGAACGCCCTACGCGGCCCGATCGCCGCGCGCCCGACCACCCCGGCCGCGACCGGCGCCGACCACCTCGCCTACCTCGCCCGACGCCTCACCCCACGCGACCGCTGGCTGACCCGCATGCTCAACGAGCACCGGGTCTTCACCACCCGCCAGATCACCGAACTCGCCTGGAACACACCGCGGGTCGCCAACATGCGCCTGCTCGACCTGTACCGGTGGCGCATCCTCGACCGGTTCCAGCCGCGCCGCTCCAAGGGCACGACGCAGATGCACTACGTCCTCGACGTCGCCGGAGCCACCGTCCTCGCCTACGAAGACGATCTCGACCCCAAACGCGTCGCGTTCAACCGCAACAACACCGTGGGCGTCGCCCACTCACTGCGCCTGGCCCACACCCTCGGCGTCAACGGCTTCTTCACGCCCATGGTCCAGCGCAGCCGCCAGCCCGACAGCACCGCACGCCTGACCGCCTGGTGGTCCGAAACACGGTGCGCCGAGCACTTCGGCGACACCGTCCGCCCCGACGCTTACGGCCGATGGCGCGAACACGGCACCGAGATCGAATGGTTCCTCGAACACGACACCGGCAGCGAACGCCCCGCCCAAAGGCTCGGCACCAAACTCCTCGGCTACGCCCGACTCGCGATCTCCACCGGCATCACCACACCCGTACTCATCTGGACACCCACCATCACCCGCGAGGCCACCGTCCGCCGAGCCCTCGCCGAAGTCGTGCCCCACCTCGCCGACCCCGCCCTCGTCCCCATCGCCACGGCGAGCATCGAACAGGCCGTCATGGACGACGCCACCGACCCGTCCCGAGCCGCGTGGCTCCCGCTGGCACGGCGCTCCCTCGGCCGCCGACCACTCGCCGACCTGCCCGAAGCCTGGCCCCACCTCCCGGTACCTCACACGACGCCACCGGAGAAGACCGACACACAAGGCAAGTCGCGCCCCGACGCGAGCACCGCACGCGTCGCACCGCCGGATCCGGTCCCGCCGCCACCCGCACAATTCGGCGCGCCAAAGTGA